One stretch of Cygnus olor isolate bCygOlo1 chromosome 1, bCygOlo1.pri.v2, whole genome shotgun sequence DNA includes these proteins:
- the TBX19 gene encoding T-box transcription factor TBX19 has product MADLGCKKPSDCTVSRLLSVVESELRAGRDKGDPTEKQLQVVLEDATLWQRFREVTNEMIVTKNGRRMFPVLKISVSGLDPNAMYSFLLDFAPTDGHRWKYVNGEWVPAGKPEPPNHSCVYIHPDSPNFGAHWMKAAISFSKVKLTNKLNGSGQIMLNSLHKYEPQVHIVRVGGPHRMVMNCSFPETQFIAVTAYQNEEITALKIKYNPFAKAFLDAKERNHPKDAPETVSEGQHMTYSHLGGWLISNPDTMCASGSSNYQYTGPLPLPAPHAPHGCERYSALRGHRAAPYPPSYMQRNHSPTVNLLESSSNNLQVFSGHDSWTLPSSPHANLLSVPHTKGAASPGPSHYPCLWTVSNSAVNVTSPGSEVNSSTSSMFLRGNVPLPTASSSVQIPLQGNVSGSMETQGETTLARLADSAWTSSHSF; this is encoded by the exons ATGGCTGACCTGGGCTGCAAAAAGCCCAGTGACTGCACTGTCTCCAGGCTACTCAGCGTAGTGGAGAGCGAACTCCGGGCTGGGAGAGACAAAGGCGACCCCACTGAGAAACAGCTCCAGGTTGTCTTAGAGGATGCTACGCTCTGGCAGAGATTCAGGGAAGTCACCAATGAGATGATCGTGACCAAGAACGGCAG GCGGATGTTCCCTGTTTTGAAGATCAGTGTGTCAGGCTTGGACCCAAATGCCATGTATTCCTTCCTGTTGGACTTTGCCCCGACTGATGGCCACCGCTGGAAGTACGTCAATGGAGAATGGGTGCCAGCTGGGAAACCAGAGCCACCAAACCACAGCTGTGTCTACATCCACCCAGATTCTCCCAACTTTGGGGCCCACTGGATGAAAGCTGCCATTTCCTTCAGCAAAGTCAAACTTACCAACAAGCTCAATGGGAGTGGGCAG ataatGTTGAACTCTCTGCACAAATACGAGCCTCAGGTACACATAGTTCGTGTAGGAGGCCCCCACCGGATGGTGATGAACTGTTCCTTCCCTGAGACTCAGTTCATAGCTGTGACTGCCTATCAAAACGAAGAG ATAACTGCTCTCAAAATCAAGTATAATCCCTTTGCCAAAGCCTTCCTGGATGCGAAAGAAAG aaaccaTCCCAAGGATGCTCCAGAAACAGTCTCTGAAGGTCAACATATGACATATTCTCACT TGGGTGGCTGGTTGATTTCCAACCCAGATACAATGTGTGCATCAGGAAGCTCTAATTATCAGTACACTGGACCTTTGCCTCTGCCAGCTCCGCATGCTCCCCATGGTTGTGAGCGATATTCAGCACTGCGAGGTCATCGGGCTGCTCCATACCCACCTTCCTACATGCAAAGAAATCATTCACCTACAG tGAATTTATTGGAAAGCTCCAGCAATAATCTTCAGGTATTCTCAGGACATGACAGCTGGACTTTGCCATCCTCTCCACATGCTAATTTGCTCTCAGTGCCACACACCaagggagctgccagccctgggccCAG ccacTACCCTTGTCTGTGGACAGTGAGCAACAGTGCTGTAAATGTCACCAGTCCAGGAAGTGAGGTGAACAGCAGCACTTCAAGCATGTTTCTGAGGGGTAATGTCCCCTTACCTACTGCATCTTCATCAGTCCAAATCCCTCTGCAGGGAAATGTGTCTGGCAGCATGGAAACACAAGGGGAAACCACACTAGCCAGGCTAGCCGACTCTGCGTGGACATCctcacactccttttaa